In a single window of the Anaerobranca gottschalkii DSM 13577 genome:
- a CDS encoding alpha/beta hydrolase, translated as MNLETGIISLGREEIVYCKGVPEKPKGIVVIVHGFAEHMGRYTELIQFLQEKGYGVYGFDHLGHGKSGKIRGHIDNFLQLVDSVYKIVQIAKENHPELPIVIFGHSMGGLVSAAFGIMYPDEVDGQILSAPALGIESKGTERFMLKLMRCFFPRKYLANKVGNKISKDSGVIDRYLNDELVLKEATLNFYYEVFIKGINYVKENRKKYCYPLLLLHGTEDKIIDCKLSQQFFKECSSQDKEIKIYEGLYHELLNEPEKAEVLEDIYLWLEKRVK; from the coding sequence GTGAATTTAGAAACTGGTATTATAAGTTTAGGGAGAGAAGAAATAGTTTATTGTAAAGGGGTTCCTGAAAAGCCTAAGGGTATTGTAGTAATTGTCCATGGTTTTGCAGAGCATATGGGTAGATATACAGAGTTAATTCAGTTTTTACAGGAAAAAGGATATGGAGTTTATGGCTTTGACCACCTTGGACATGGCAAGTCTGGGAAAATTAGAGGACATATTGATAATTTTCTTCAGTTAGTAGATTCTGTTTATAAAATTGTACAAATAGCTAAAGAGAATCATCCTGAATTACCTATTGTTATATTTGGCCACAGTATGGGTGGATTGGTAAGTGCCGCTTTTGGCATAATGTATCCCGATGAAGTAGATGGACAAATATTATCAGCACCTGCTTTAGGAATAGAGAGTAAAGGAACTGAAAGGTTTATGTTAAAGCTAATGAGATGTTTTTTCCCAAGAAAATATTTGGCAAATAAAGTAGGTAACAAAATTAGTAAAGATAGTGGAGTAATAGATCGGTATTTAAATGATGAGCTAGTTTTAAAGGAAGCTACTTTAAATTTCTATTATGAAGTCTTTATAAAAGGTATAAATTACGTCAAAGAAAACCGTAAAAAATATTGTTACCCCCTCTTACTACTCCATGGTACGGAAGACAAAATAATTGATTGTAAGCTTTCGCAACAATTTTTTAAAGAGTGTAGTTCCCAAGATAAAGAGATTAAAATTTACGAAGGTCTATATCATGAGCTATTAAATGAACCGGAAAAGGCAGAAGTTTTAGAAGATATTTATCTATGGTTAGAAAAGAGGGTCAAATAA